One genomic region from Asterias amurensis chromosome 7, ASM3211899v1 encodes:
- the LOC139939489 gene encoding C-type lectin domain family 4 member D-like isoform X2, which produces MGLVVVEDGEWEWQDGRRLGYTNWWDMGGSSGLGSESDEDSICVTVYMRTQRWRTKKCSKNNYYICEREFVCPDGFELFESSCYYLLSETLTDGYNSRNACAINVHPGSHLAFIESRSIQTFLKSLIMSRESTVDFWFGLTYTSDEDHLEWLDGRPLGNFTSWDRFGVFDEKSPCVRLRRRSDYSWNDRPCTGHEFGSVCEIEKTQAVTPTPSVTAPPAPSPQTKEAVFKASPSNMAAPTGSHHLQSMSALSLFRCATFCLRHNNCASFNYKSAEGRDKLSSFCELYSMHFPDEELSVKPGYRYYRV; this is translated from the exons ATGGGTCTGGTGGTTGTTGAAGATGGGGAGTGGGAATGGCAAGATGGTAGaaggttgggatacacaaatTGGTGGGATATGGGTGGGAGCAGTGGCCTAGGCAGTGAAAGTGACGAAGACAGCATATGCGTTACCGTTTACATGAGGACGCAACGGTGGAGGACTAAGAAATGCAGCAAGAACAACTACTACATCTGTGAGAGGGAATTTG TGTGTCCTGATGGGTTCGAACTGTTTGAATCGTCATGCTACTACTTGCTCAGCGAAACGCTGACCGATGGCTATAATTCCCGCAACGCTTGCGCAATCAATGTTCACCCCGGAAGCCACCTAGCGTTCATTGAGAGCCGGTCTATCCAGACGTTTCTCAAGTCGCTTATAATGTCGAGGGAGAGCACAGTTGACTTCTGGTTCGGGTTAACGTACACGTCCGACGAGGATCATTTGGAGTGGCTGGACGGGAGACCACTTGGTAACTTTACGTCCTGGGATCGTTTCGGAGTCTTTGACGAGAAGTCGCCGTGTGTCAGGCTCCGTAGACGCAGTGATTACTCCTGGAATGACAGGCCGTGTACGGGCCATGAGTTCGGCAGCGTATGTGAAATCGAAA AAACCCAGGCCGTTACACCGACGCCATCTGTGACAG CACCCCCAGCACCATCACCACAGACAAAGGAAGCCGTGTTCAAAGCAAGCCCAtccaacatggcggcgcccactGGCAGTCACCATTTACAGAGTATGTCCGCCCTGTCATTATTCCGTTGCGCCACCTTCTGCCTTCGACACAATAATTGTGCCAGCTTCAACTACAAGTCTGCCGAAGGAAGAGACAAGCTGAGCAGTTTTTGTGAGCTTTATTCTATGCATTTTCCTGATGAAGAGCTAAGTGTGAAGCCAGGTTACAGATATTATAGAGTGTAG
- the LOC139939489 gene encoding lithostathine-like isoform X3 — protein sequence MGNFVAPSYISIWLACCLVLSFFGSAKSHSAEVHPEVVCPDGFELFESSCYYLLSETLTDGYNSRNACAINVHPGSHLAFIESRSIQTFLKSLIMSRESTVDFWFGLTYTSDEDHLEWLDGRPLGNFTSWDRFGVFDEKSPCVRLRRRSDYSWNDRPCTGHEFGSVCEIEKTQAVTPTPSVTAPPAPSPQTKEAVFKASPSNMAAPTGSHHLQSMSALSLFRCATFCLRHNNCASFNYKSAEGRDKLSSFCELYSMHFPDEELSVKPGYRYYRV from the exons CTTGCATGCTGTCTCGTTCTGAGTTTCTTTGGATCAGCAAAGTCTCACAGTGCTGAAGTTCATCCAGAAGTGG TGTGTCCTGATGGGTTCGAACTGTTTGAATCGTCATGCTACTACTTGCTCAGCGAAACGCTGACCGATGGCTATAATTCCCGCAACGCTTGCGCAATCAATGTTCACCCCGGAAGCCACCTAGCGTTCATTGAGAGCCGGTCTATCCAGACGTTTCTCAAGTCGCTTATAATGTCGAGGGAGAGCACAGTTGACTTCTGGTTCGGGTTAACGTACACGTCCGACGAGGATCATTTGGAGTGGCTGGACGGGAGACCACTTGGTAACTTTACGTCCTGGGATCGTTTCGGAGTCTTTGACGAGAAGTCGCCGTGTGTCAGGCTCCGTAGACGCAGTGATTACTCCTGGAATGACAGGCCGTGTACGGGCCATGAGTTCGGCAGCGTATGTGAAATCGAAA AAACCCAGGCCGTTACACCGACGCCATCTGTGACAG CACCCCCAGCACCATCACCACAGACAAAGGAAGCCGTGTTCAAAGCAAGCCCAtccaacatggcggcgcccactGGCAGTCACCATTTACAGAGTATGTCCGCCCTGTCATTATTCCGTTGCGCCACCTTCTGCCTTCGACACAATAATTGTGCCAGCTTCAACTACAAGTCTGCCGAAGGAAGAGACAAGCTGAGCAGTTTTTGTGAGCTTTATTCTATGCATTTTCCTGATGAAGAGCTAAGTGTGAAGCCAGGTTACAGATATTATAGAGTGTAG
- the LOC139939488 gene encoding alpha-(1,3)-fucosyltransferase 7-like, with translation MVCFRKIIPRRKMAVVLGVIAGSLLWLMTNPIEENPDLEFNSVDKATLLQGRSRVVPSPNAEGPVPAPNAGGGLVSAPGAGAPVKRVLIFGDKEGTEEWFELNDILSVFRQSSQGLWVGRFDCPKHGTTIEYTLTSDVKQFEGQDAIIFGMLPKIFSLHGAALVQLQPKKDQTWIYYSTETPYRVGAWTGSLVMEKLKYHVMMTYRRDSEIPIPFGYYREGVPAVNHGEAELDLTQKKDLIVWIASNCAQVTWPRFPFMEQLRELLPVRAYGHCGNLTCLPMRSHRCNQLFKSFKFHLALANSECREYITEKFWTNSLMYDVVPVVYGAPKADFEKLAPPNSFIHVSDFSTLEDLADYIKLLDQNDDMYLKYFEWKTKGAVTPYFPITLPTLCNIVPHLFNGTTQPIKTIQNSPWYNNCRETRPNPHVPYKTFVKEIQFKKYPSWKPWKVDVYKPNISSEVLSRAP, from the exons ATGGTGTGTTTTAGAAAG ATAATACCGAGGCGGAAAATGGCGGTGGTTCTTGGCGTGATTGCCGGCTCTCTCCTGTGGCTCATGACGAATCCCATCGAAGAAAATCCAGATTTGGAGTTCAACAGCGTCGACAAGGCAACTCTATTGCAAGGCAGAAGCCGAGTCGTACCGTCTCCAAACGCCGAAGGACCCGTGCCGGCTCCAAACGCCGGAGGAGGACTCGTATCGGCTCCGGGCGCCGGAGCACCCGTCAAACGAGTCCTGATCTTCGGCGACAAAGAGGGAACGGAAGAGTGGTTTGAACTCAATGACATCTTATCTGTGTTTCGACAAAGCAGTCAGGGTCTTTGGGTTGGCCGTTTTGATTGTCCAAAACACGGCACCACCATCGAGTATACATTGACTAGTGATGTAAAACAATTTGAAGGCCAGGACGCGATCATATTCGGGATGCTGCCGAAGATTTTCAGCTTGCATGGTGCTGCTTTGGTACAACTTCAACCGAAAAAAGACCAAACATGGATTTACTACAGTACCGAAACTCCGTACAGAGTGGGTGCTTGGACTGGCTCTCTGGTCATGGAAAAGCTCAAATACCACGTCATGATGACGTACAGACGGGATTCTGAAATTCCAATTCCATTCGGTTACTACAGAGAAGGCGTACCAGCTGTAAATCATGGAGAAGCAGAACTTGATCTGACGCAAAAGAAGGATCTGATTGTTTGGATCGCCAGCAACTGTGCCCAAGTGACATGGCCAAGGTTTCCATTCATGGAGCAGCTAAGAGAACTTTTACCTGTTCGTGCTTACGGACATTGTGGCAATCTCACTTGCCTTCCAATGCGATCCCACCGCTGCAACCAATTATTCAAGAGCTTCAAGTTCCACCTGGCGCTAGCTAACAGCGAATGCCGCGAGTACATCACAGAAAAGTTCTGGACAAATTCTCTCATGTACGACGTCGTGCCAGTAGTCTACGGTGCACCCAAAGCAGATTTCGAGAAACTAGCCCCACCAAATTCCTTCATTCACGTCAGTGACTTTTCCACTCTGGAAGACCTTGCAGACTACATCAAACTTCTGGACCAAAACGACGATATGTATCTGAAGTATTTTGAGTGGAAGACAAAGGGTGCGGTGACCCCATATTTTCCAATTACTCTACCGACACTTTGCAACATTGTACCCCATCTTTTTAACGGGACCACGCAGCCCATTAAAACAATCCAGAATTCGCCTTGGTATAACAACTGCAGAGAGACTCGACCAAACCCACATGTTCCTtacaaaacatttgttaaaGAAATACAATTCAAGAAGTACCCTTCATGGAAACCATGGAAAGTAGACGTTTATAAACCAAACATTTCATCTGAAGTGCTCAGTCGTGCACCCTGA
- the LOC139939487 gene encoding uncharacterized protein has product MARTNRISVSVALTCVWLITMVSCHSSAETSYQYSTSNSNYVIVTSKQSWSDARDACAATGSHLVYVSSADENQALSDAIVGFGASTSDYWMGLVGTGGDSWVWLDGVGPGYTNWPDSGKRDDDDCITLHVSSQTWKAHNCDSDKKYICEEEEIITTTLPTTINVQTTDNEIITTTLATTTKVQTTRNEVITTTLATTLNVKTTENVCPDGFQFFQTSCYRAFSEEPINGLDARAVCAQLSSDTHLVFIESQSEQTFLQEFVQALGVVMDFWIGLTITSDGDHEWLDGAPLGSFSVWDSTGHQNMHPCIRLRRVAEYTWNDRPCDVEYGYICEMEMTAQATILATEIITETPAEDEIQTMQYTTVVQLVDTQTASPFMTVTSEENLVLTELITETPAKDEDFQTMQTTTYEQHLVDAKTTSGTVTTEENLKTEASVTVLITEDITETPGEGGDFQTVQLSTTLHHLEDDIMTTPSGDEEGRLSTDKDHLTTSEGSDTSTSTLSISTCKRREKNFYIHTVGKTFSDHVVFKTINRSLLKCAAACISEACTWFVATHNNDCLLSKEASVIEQLQSDGSAALYYVGG; this is encoded by the exons ATGGCCAGAACCAACCGAATC TCTGTGTCCGTTGCTCTGACATGCGTATGGCTTATCACCATGGTTTCTTGTCACAGCAGTGCAGAGACTTCATATC AATATTCCACTTCCAACTCGAACTACGTCATTGTGACGTCCAAACAATCTTGGAGCGACGCAAGGGATGCCTGTGCAGCCactggcagccatcttgtttacGTCAGCTCAGCCGACGAGAACCAGGCACTGTCCGATGCTATTGTAGGGTTCGGTGCCTCGACCAGTGACTACTGGATGGGGCTCGTGGGGACTGGAGGCGATTCATGGGTATGGTTGGATGGGGTAGGCCCGGGGTACACCAACTGGCCGGACAGCGGGAAACGAGATGATGATGACTGTATTACTCTTCATGTGTCAAGCCAGACGTGGAAAGCTCACAATTGTGACTCGGACAAGAAATATATTTGCGAGGAGGAGG AAATAATAACAACCACTCTTCCAACTACGATCAATGTGCAAACAACTGACAACG AAATCATAACAACCACTCTTGCAACTACGACCAAAGTGCAAACTACTAGAAACG AAGTCATAACAACCACTCTTGCCACTACGCTCAATGTGAAAACTACTGAAAATG TCTGTCCTGACGGTTTCCAGTTCTTTCAGACATCATGCTACCGCGCGTTCAGTGAAGAACCAATCAACGGGCTCGATGCTCGTGCTGTTTGCGCGCAATTATCATCCGACACTCATCTCGTGTTCATCGAAAGCCAGTCAGAGCAGACGTTTCTCCAGGAGTTTGTTCAGGCACTGGGTGTTGTAATGGACTTCTGGATTGGTCTGACGATCACGTCTGACGGGGATCATGAGTGGCTGGATGGAGCTCCACTCGGTAGCTTTTCCGTATGGGATTCGACGGGACATCAAAATATGCACCCGTGTATAAGACTTCGGAGGGTTGCCGAGTACACGTGGAACGACAGACCGTGTGACGTAGAATACGGCTACATTTGCGAAATGGAAA TGACAGCTCAAGCAACAATTCTCGCAACGGAAATCATAACAGAGACACCCGCCGAGGATGAAATTCAGACCATGCAGTATACTACAGTTGTGCAACTTGTGGATACCCAGACGGCTTCACCATTCATGACAGTAACGTCAGAGGAAAACTTGGTATTAACAGAACTCATAACCGAAACACCAGCAAAAGACGAAGACTTTCAGACCATGCAGACAACTACATATGAGCAACATCTTGTAGATGCCAAGACGACATCCGGGACAGTAACTACAGAGGAAAACTTGAAAACTGAAG CTTCCGTAACCGTCCTCATTACCGAAGATATAACCGAGACACCAGGGGAGGGTGGCGACTTCCAGACAGTGCAGCTTTCAACAACTCTGCACCATCTTGAGGATGACATCATGACCACGCCCTCAGGTGATGAAGAGGGGAGACTCTCAACCGATAAGGATCACTTAACTACATCTGAGGGTAGTGACACGTCTACATCTACACTAAGCATCTCTACGTGTAAGCGTAGAGAGAAGAACTTCTACATACACACAGTAGGAAAGACATTTTCTGATCACGTGGTTTTCAAGACGATCAATAGATCACTGCTAAAATGTGCAGCCGCTTGCATCAGCGAAGCCTGTACGTGGTTCGTCGCCACACATAACAACGACTGTTTGCTGTCTAAAGAAGCTTCAGTCATAGAACAGCTACAGTCTGATGGCTCGGCTGCATTATATTACGTTGGAGGATGA
- the LOC139939489 gene encoding macrophage mannose receptor 1-like isoform X1 yields MGLVVVEDGEWEWQDGRRLGYTNWWDMGGSSGLGSESDEDSICVTVYMRTQRWRTKKCSKNNYYICEREFANATVTQPILAEDTTLADTRIPQSTTVMGDGRAAPPHSASNGDSTEHVCPDGFELFESSCYYLLSETLTDGYNSRNACAINVHPGSHLAFIESRSIQTFLKSLIMSRESTVDFWFGLTYTSDEDHLEWLDGRPLGNFTSWDRFGVFDEKSPCVRLRRRSDYSWNDRPCTGHEFGSVCEIEKTQAVTPTPSVTAPPAPSPQTKEAVFKASPSNMAAPTGSHHLQSMSALSLFRCATFCLRHNNCASFNYKSAEGRDKLSSFCELYSMHFPDEELSVKPGYRYYRV; encoded by the exons ATGGGTCTGGTGGTTGTTGAAGATGGGGAGTGGGAATGGCAAGATGGTAGaaggttgggatacacaaatTGGTGGGATATGGGTGGGAGCAGTGGCCTAGGCAGTGAAAGTGACGAAGACAGCATATGCGTTACCGTTTACATGAGGACGCAACGGTGGAGGACTAAGAAATGCAGCAAGAACAACTACTACATCTGTGAGAGGGAATTTG CTAACGCCACAGTAACGCAACCCATCCTGGCAGAAGACACGACTCTAGCTGACACAAGGATACCACAATCAACCACAGTGATGGGTGATGGTCGAGCGGCACCCCCACACAGCGCTTCAAACGGCGACAGTACAGAACACG TGTGTCCTGATGGGTTCGAACTGTTTGAATCGTCATGCTACTACTTGCTCAGCGAAACGCTGACCGATGGCTATAATTCCCGCAACGCTTGCGCAATCAATGTTCACCCCGGAAGCCACCTAGCGTTCATTGAGAGCCGGTCTATCCAGACGTTTCTCAAGTCGCTTATAATGTCGAGGGAGAGCACAGTTGACTTCTGGTTCGGGTTAACGTACACGTCCGACGAGGATCATTTGGAGTGGCTGGACGGGAGACCACTTGGTAACTTTACGTCCTGGGATCGTTTCGGAGTCTTTGACGAGAAGTCGCCGTGTGTCAGGCTCCGTAGACGCAGTGATTACTCCTGGAATGACAGGCCGTGTACGGGCCATGAGTTCGGCAGCGTATGTGAAATCGAAA AAACCCAGGCCGTTACACCGACGCCATCTGTGACAG CACCCCCAGCACCATCACCACAGACAAAGGAAGCCGTGTTCAAAGCAAGCCCAtccaacatggcggcgcccactGGCAGTCACCATTTACAGAGTATGTCCGCCCTGTCATTATTCCGTTGCGCCACCTTCTGCCTTCGACACAATAATTGTGCCAGCTTCAACTACAAGTCTGCCGAAGGAAGAGACAAGCTGAGCAGTTTTTGTGAGCTTTATTCTATGCATTTTCCTGATGAAGAGCTAAGTGTGAAGCCAGGTTACAGATATTATAGAGTGTAG